Proteins encoded together in one Impatiens glandulifera chromosome 1, dImpGla2.1, whole genome shotgun sequence window:
- the LOC124921362 gene encoding uncharacterized protein LOC124921362, whose translation MATSSSSCPERREKKHWWWLSKHKIAENYVREARCLIATWNHTDIALAINILDSALLLSPTLDLAMELKARSLIYLRRFKEIADMLQDYIPSLSLRFDEDDDSSMSSGTGTGTTSSPPHTDQSLFKCFSISDLKKNKIFTSLSNKRGGSKEGQWRYLVLGQACFHLGLMEDAMLLLLTGKRLAAEAFRQESISWTEDNFYLSVLQTYDGKQKPPLPPKTESETISQLLSNVKFLIRRKTAAVAALHAGLHSEAVRHLTKLVEGRRNAPQGFLILVECYVHRASAYKSLGRIAEAIADCNKALALDPTSMEALSIRASLFETIGCFIESLQDLEQMKLLYNSILSDGRLPGPAWKPQTVQCREVIGRVCCLTTKIQKLKQRGVSSVGESGNIVDYNVLMGLRRDGCSRSEIERAQLLLSLRHKPEKAIGFLDRVELGEEGDMESVRDRAKTSALWLYRLIQKGYSSLTEGEEEAAMKKKEKNGTSWCLQQALTSENSEPENSSPLREEGGGESKQIIIITKPGHTIQTVMQGGLCRDLENLISEAAGFSHPFETLSC comes from the exons ATggctacttcttcttcttcgtgtccggagagaagagagaagaagcaTTGGTGGTGGCTTAGCAAACACAAG ATCGCTGAAAATTATGTGAGAGAAGCCAGATGCCTAATCGCGACATGGAACCACACCGACATTGCGTTGGCCATAAACATTCTCGATTCGGctcttcttctctctcctacTCTCGATCTAGCGATGGAACTCAAAGCACGATCTCTGATTTATCTTCGCCGTTTTAAGGAAATCGCTGATATGCTTCAGGACTACATTCCCAGTCTGAGCCTCAGATTCGACGAGGATGATGACTCCTCAATGTCCTCCGGAACCGGAACCGGAACCACATCTTCGCCTCCGCACACCGATCAATCGTTATTCAAGTGCTTCTCAATCTcggatttgaagaaaaataagattttcACCAGTCTGTCGAATAAGCGCGGCGGCAGCAAGGAAGGACAATGGAG GTATTTAGTTTTGGGACAGGCATGTTTTCACTTGGGACTAATGGAAGACGCTATGTTACTCCTCCTTACCGGAAAACGTCTAGCCGCAGAAGCGTTCCGTCAAGAGAGCATTTCCTGGACGGAAGACAACTTCTATCTATCCGTATTACAAACCTATGATGGCAAACAGAAGCCGCCATTACCACCGAAGACAGAATCCGAAACTATTTCCCAGCTTCTTTCAAACGTAAAGTTCCTGATCCGCCGCAAGACGGCCGCCGTCGCTGCCCTTCACGCCGGATTACACTCAGAAGCCGTCCGTCACTTGacaaagctagttgaaggtcgCCGCAATGCGCCACAAGGGTTCTTAATCCTCGTAGAGTGTTACGTTCACAGGGCTTCTGCCTACAAGTCGCTTGGTAGAATCGCAGAAGCAATTGCAGATTGTAATAAAGCCCTAGCATTGGATCCTACATCCAtggaagcattaagcataagagCTTCTCTATTCGAAACGATTGGATGCTTCATTGAAAGTCTACAAGATCTTGAACAGATGAAACTGCTTTACAATTCAATTCTGAGTGATGGACGTCTTCCCGGACCTGCTTGGAAGCCACAAACGGTTCAATGCAGAGAAGTCATAGGAAGGGTATGTTGTTTAACCACGAAAATACAAAAATTGAAACAGAGAGGAGTTTCGTCGGTGGGAGAAAGTGGGAATATTGTGGATTACAATGTGTTGATGGGATTGAGAAGAGATGGGTGTTCACGGTCGGAGATAGAGAGAGCCCAGTTGCTGCTATCGCTGCGGCACAAGCCTGAGAAGGCGATTGGGTTTTTAGACAGGGTGGAGCTTGGGGAAGAAGGAGATATGGAGTCTGTTAGGGATAGAGCAAAAACATCGGCTTTGTGGCTTTACAGGTTGATTCAAAAGGGATACAGTTCCTTAACAGAAGGGGAAGAAGAAGCagctatgaagaagaaggagaaaaaCGGGACTAGTTGGTGCTTGCAACAGGCTTTAACTAGTGAAAATTCAGAACCAGAAAATTCAAGTCCTTTGcgagaagaaggaggaggagaaagtaagcaaataataataataacaaaaccTGGTCATACAATACAAACAGTAATGCAAGGTGGATTATGTAGGGACCTTGAGAATCTGATATCTGAAGCTGCTGGATTTAGCCATCCCTTTGAAACCTTGAGTTGCTGA